A stretch of the Neptunomonas phycophila genome encodes the following:
- the ercA gene encoding alcohol dehydrogenase-like regulatory protein ErcA, with amino-acid sequence MASDISNLRKFVSPEIIFGAGARHTVANYASTFGARKVLIVSDPGVVAAGWVADVIASLEAQDIDYAVFTNVSPNPRCEEVMAGAEFYIEQGCNVIVGVGGGSPMDCAKGIGIVSTHGRHILEFVGVDMIDRPIPPLIFVPTTAGTSADVSQFAIISDQAEMIKVSIVSKSVVPDVSLIDPETTVTVDPFLSACTGVDALVHAIEAFVSTGAGPLTDMHALDAIRIINTHLVDLVNNPKDIFLREQIMLGSMKAGLAFSNAILGAVHAMSHSLGGFLDLPHGLCNAMLLEHVINFNYPEAESRFKVIAQTLGIDVRGLTTLQVKQRLIQHLVALKANVGLTQKLGINGVTPSDIPILSAKAMTDPCILTNPRRSNQRDVEVVYEEAL; translated from the coding sequence ATGGCTTCTGATATCTCAAACCTACGAAAGTTTGTTTCGCCCGAAATTATTTTTGGTGCCGGAGCTCGTCACACGGTTGCAAATTACGCGTCTACATTTGGTGCGCGCAAAGTGCTTATTGTTTCAGATCCCGGGGTAGTTGCCGCAGGCTGGGTAGCCGATGTTATCGCTAGCTTAGAAGCGCAAGATATCGACTATGCCGTGTTCACAAATGTATCGCCTAATCCACGATGCGAAGAAGTGATGGCCGGTGCAGAGTTTTATATTGAGCAAGGTTGTAACGTTATAGTAGGAGTAGGCGGCGGCAGCCCAATGGATTGTGCTAAGGGAATTGGCATAGTGAGTACCCATGGCCGTCATATACTTGAGTTTGTTGGTGTGGATATGATCGACCGTCCTATTCCGCCGCTTATTTTTGTGCCCACGACGGCCGGTACCTCCGCGGATGTTTCGCAATTTGCGATTATTTCTGATCAGGCCGAGATGATTAAAGTATCTATTGTGAGTAAATCTGTTGTACCGGATGTATCGCTGATAGATCCGGAAACGACAGTCACTGTAGATCCTTTTTTAAGTGCGTGTACAGGGGTTGATGCGCTGGTGCATGCCATCGAGGCATTTGTGTCTACAGGAGCCGGCCCTTTAACCGACATGCATGCATTAGATGCTATTCGCATTATAAATACGCATCTTGTTGATTTAGTGAATAACCCTAAGGATATCTTCCTGAGGGAGCAGATTATGCTGGGCTCTATGAAGGCCGGCTTAGCATTTTCTAATGCCATTCTTGGTGCTGTGCATGCTATGTCGCATAGCTTAGGAGGCTTTTTAGATTTACCGCATGGCTTGTGTAATGCCATGCTGTTAGAACATGTTATTAATTTTAATTACCCCGAAGCAGAAAGCCGTTTTAAGGTGATCGCGCAGACCTTAGGTATTGATGTTCGAGGGCTAACCACTTTGCAAGTGAAGCAGCGCTTGATTCAACACTTAGTCGCACTGAAAGCGAATGTAGGACTCACTCAGAAGTTAGGCATTAATGGGGTTACGCCTTCGGATATCCCCATACTATCGGCTAAGGCGATGACAGATCCGTGTATTTTGACCAACCCAAGAAGATCCAATCAGCGTGATGTCGAAGTGGTCTATGAAGAAGCGTTATGA
- a CDS encoding porin: MKKNTPLSFHSCVKMTTLAVAISGATYASAGIELYNQDGTTFAADGLINTFYVHSKVDDQDNSLDRTQSRVKMGFLPNYIGFNAGKQMGDLKLGARSSFWVSINDANSNLTSTGIDVRQFYGTVDSDWGQVLIGKDFSLFNRSNIMSDEILLGYGQVASDGLVDGQGVSFGNIGAGYLYPFPNAQITYRTPDMNGLKLAVGLMDPSKSDSGSEESSPRLEAELTYGANLTPDVPVKFWVSGMTQSSDNGSNDIDSNGFAYGANIKFSGLSLTASGFTAEGVGAAGLSNLVTDKDADVDGWLVQASYSFGNERLVLSHGENSGGTTDGADNLDLENSTVAWFHSINSNLTLVAEYDRSQTDTRDTDSLALGAVLTW, from the coding sequence ATGAAAAAGAATACTCCTCTATCGTTCCACTCTTGCGTAAAAATGACGACGCTAGCAGTCGCCATCAGCGGTGCTACATATGCATCGGCTGGTATTGAGCTTTATAACCAAGACGGCACTACGTTTGCTGCGGACGGTTTAATCAATACATTTTACGTACACTCAAAAGTAGATGACCAAGATAACAGCCTAGATCGCACACAATCGCGCGTTAAAATGGGCTTCCTACCCAACTACATAGGCTTTAATGCTGGCAAACAAATGGGTGACCTTAAACTAGGCGCTCGCTCATCTTTTTGGGTATCAATTAATGATGCCAACAGCAATTTAACGTCTACAGGCATCGATGTTCGTCAGTTTTACGGCACTGTCGATAGCGACTGGGGACAAGTATTAATTGGTAAGGACTTTTCACTGTTTAACCGCAGCAACATAATGAGTGATGAGATTCTGCTAGGTTATGGTCAAGTGGCAAGCGACGGTTTAGTCGACGGACAAGGAGTATCTTTCGGTAATATAGGCGCGGGCTACCTTTACCCATTCCCAAATGCTCAAATCACCTACCGCACTCCGGACATGAACGGCTTAAAATTAGCGGTGGGTTTGATGGACCCATCGAAATCAGATTCGGGATCTGAAGAAAGCTCTCCACGACTTGAAGCCGAATTAACCTACGGCGCAAACTTAACGCCAGACGTACCCGTAAAATTTTGGGTAAGCGGTATGACCCAAAGTTCTGATAACGGATCCAACGACATTGACTCGAATGGCTTCGCATACGGCGCAAACATTAAATTCTCTGGTTTATCATTGACCGCTTCTGGCTTTACAGCCGAAGGAGTAGGAGCCGCAGGACTATCCAACTTAGTAACGGATAAAGATGCGGATGTAGACGGCTGGTTAGTACAAGCTTCTTACAGCTTTGGCAATGAACGCTTAGTACTATCTCACGGCGAAAACAGCGGCGGGACTACTGACGGAGCTGACAACCTCGATTTAGAAAACTCAACCGTGGCTTGGTTCCATTCGATCAACAGTAACCTCACATTGGTCGCTGAATACGATCGTTCCCAAACAGACACCCGTGACACTGATTCGTTAGCGCTGGGTGCTGTGCTTACTTGGTAA
- a CDS encoding PAS domain-containing hybrid sensor histidine kinase/response regulator has product MSKWSMKKRYDEHKPATVEELMGLGNHSARKNYYSELSQKLDELEAERNRYKWIFDNALHGIFQADMKGRIRIANPAMARICGYASDSELTQRVEFLGNDLFFQSLDFHILLERLKRDGKVFRYETRLVRADGETIYVSMNVLLKEEVSDTTFEAFVQDITERVNDQMRLRKLNEELEARVLARTEALESVNAQLRDEIAERSLVQHALQEAKEQAVAANQSKDKYLAAASHDLLQPMNAARLLVSTLRERSLATDDQHLVERIHVALDSAEELLTDLLDISKLDQNAVQADCCDFHIAQLFNTLSTEFQAVAEQSNLQLRVKDSDVMVYSDARLLMRILRNFVSNALRYTDTGGVLVAARKRSGELSIEVWDTGDGIPSDAMSDIFREFNQLSQHRNGERKGVGLGLAIVERISRVLNHKVSVQSVPGRGSVFRVSVPLSDAKPAAMKARPAPVAAGHFSGEAVLVVDNEPEILMSMAALLTQWGLTAYTAESAQAAIELLDDEGVVPRATLLDFHLNDNATALDALADLDESFGRLPTALITAERHDPDLKILRSGGVQVLNKPVKPGKLRALLAHMLTVSTAG; this is encoded by the coding sequence ATGTCGAAGTGGTCTATGAAGAAGCGTTATGACGAGCACAAACCAGCAACTGTAGAAGAGTTGATGGGGCTGGGAAACCATTCAGCGCGAAAAAACTATTATTCTGAACTATCTCAAAAACTGGATGAGCTTGAAGCTGAGCGTAACCGTTACAAATGGATTTTTGATAACGCGTTACATGGTATTTTTCAGGCGGATATGAAAGGTCGTATCCGTATTGCAAATCCAGCTATGGCCCGTATTTGCGGTTATGCGTCCGACTCAGAGCTGACGCAGCGCGTAGAATTTTTAGGTAATGACCTATTTTTCCAGTCTCTCGATTTTCATATTTTACTAGAACGACTTAAACGAGATGGAAAAGTATTTCGCTACGAGACGCGCTTAGTTCGGGCGGATGGAGAGACTATCTACGTCTCGATGAACGTTCTACTTAAAGAAGAGGTTAGTGATACCACCTTTGAGGCGTTTGTTCAGGATATCACTGAGCGTGTAAATGATCAGATGCGTTTGCGTAAGCTTAATGAAGAGCTTGAAGCGCGCGTTTTAGCGCGAACCGAGGCATTGGAGAGTGTAAATGCTCAGCTAAGGGATGAAATAGCAGAGCGCTCCCTTGTTCAGCATGCGCTGCAAGAGGCGAAAGAACAGGCTGTTGCAGCAAACCAGAGTAAAGATAAGTACTTGGCTGCGGCTAGTCACGACCTATTGCAGCCGATGAATGCGGCGCGTTTGTTGGTATCTACACTGCGTGAGCGGTCCCTGGCAACCGATGACCAGCACTTAGTGGAACGGATTCATGTGGCGCTCGACAGTGCCGAAGAGCTATTAACAGACCTGTTGGATATTTCTAAATTAGACCAAAACGCGGTGCAGGCTGATTGTTGCGATTTTCATATCGCGCAGTTATTCAACACGCTATCTACTGAGTTTCAGGCTGTTGCCGAGCAAAGTAACTTACAGCTGCGGGTGAAAGATAGTGATGTCATGGTTTACAGTGACGCGCGCTTGTTGATGCGTATTTTGCGCAATTTTGTGAGTAATGCACTGCGTTATACCGACACCGGGGGTGTACTTGTAGCCGCACGCAAACGTAGTGGAGAATTGTCGATTGAAGTGTGGGATACCGGCGATGGTATTCCTAGCGACGCAATGAGTGATATTTTTCGTGAATTTAATCAACTATCTCAACATCGAAACGGCGAGCGTAAAGGCGTTGGTTTGGGGTTGGCGATAGTCGAGCGCATTTCGCGGGTTTTAAACCACAAAGTAAGTGTGCAATCTGTGCCAGGTCGAGGATCCGTGTTCCGTGTGTCGGTCCCTTTGAGTGATGCAAAGCCCGCTGCAATGAAAGCTCGCCCAGCGCCAGTGGCGGCTGGGCACTTCTCAGGTGAAGCTGTGCTGGTGGTTGATAATGAGCCTGAAATTCTCATGAGCATGGCAGCCCTGCTAACACAGTGGGGGCTAACGGCATACACAGCGGAAAGTGCACAAGCCGCTATCGAACTGTTAGATGATGAAGGGGTCGTTCCGCGTGCCACTTTATTAGATTTCCACTTGAACGATAACGCGACGGCGCTGGATGCGCTGGCCGACTTAGATGAGTCTTTTGGTCGATTGCCAACCGCTTTGATTACGGCAGAGCGGCATGATCCCGATCTCAAGATACTGCGTTCAGGTGGGGTCCAAGTGCTAAACAAACCGGTAAAACCGGGCAAACTACGCGCACTGTTAGCCCATATGCTAACGGTAAGCACCGCAGGCTAA
- the nosP gene encoding nitric oxide-sensing protein NosP, whose product MPTSAITAYSNSSHIVTAVNELKEQLCSPKLGFVLFFCSAEYDLDKLATALNYAFYDVNIAGCTTAGEITAQGYAQGAISAIGFYREHFSVEVGLVEAMEQFSLPQAQNVVDKLIRKSRERQVAPIVGNSFVLTLLDGLSVQEEHVLVSLNAALGNIPNFGGSAGDDIHLTNTHVFANGSFHTGAAVVLLFNTDCEFQVFTTHHLKSLSEKLVVTAADRDSRRVYELNAEPAAQEYARMIGIAVEELNPEVFALNPVAVKIGEEFYVRSIQKVNDDLSLTFYCAVENGIVLTRMERGDMLADLTQQLSRIEEKIGEPQLTIGCDCFLRRLEAQHIPGRYQETSALLKKHRVIGFNTYGEHLEGMHINQTFTGVVIGQVTDD is encoded by the coding sequence ATGCCAACTTCAGCTATAACTGCTTATTCAAATAGCAGCCATATAGTCACTGCTGTCAACGAGTTAAAAGAGCAGCTGTGTAGCCCTAAGCTAGGCTTTGTGCTGTTTTTCTGCTCAGCCGAGTATGACCTCGATAAATTGGCTACAGCACTTAACTATGCCTTTTATGACGTCAATATCGCCGGTTGTACGACAGCAGGGGAAATCACTGCTCAGGGGTATGCGCAAGGCGCAATCAGTGCCATCGGTTTTTACCGCGAGCACTTTTCTGTAGAAGTCGGTTTGGTTGAGGCGATGGAACAATTTTCATTGCCCCAAGCGCAAAACGTAGTTGATAAGCTGATTCGTAAAAGCCGCGAGCGCCAAGTGGCGCCTATTGTGGGCAATAGCTTTGTCCTTACCTTGCTTGATGGCCTATCAGTCCAAGAAGAACATGTCTTAGTGAGCTTAAATGCGGCGTTGGGTAACATTCCTAATTTTGGTGGCTCCGCAGGGGACGATATTCATCTTACCAATACCCATGTGTTCGCCAATGGGTCTTTCCATACAGGCGCTGCTGTTGTCCTACTTTTTAATACGGACTGCGAATTTCAAGTCTTCACAACCCATCATTTAAAGAGCCTGTCTGAAAAGCTGGTGGTGACAGCGGCCGATCGAGATAGTCGCCGAGTCTATGAGTTAAATGCGGAGCCAGCGGCTCAAGAGTATGCGCGGATGATAGGCATCGCGGTTGAAGAGCTTAATCCTGAGGTTTTTGCGCTAAACCCTGTAGCGGTCAAAATAGGAGAAGAGTTCTACGTTCGCTCGATACAAAAAGTAAACGATGACCTCAGTCTTACGTTTTACTGCGCGGTTGAGAACGGAATTGTTTTAACGCGAATGGAGCGGGGAGATATGTTGGCTGACCTGACGCAACAGCTAAGCCGCATAGAAGAAAAAATAGGAGAGCCACAACTAACGATTGGCTGTGATTGCTTTTTAAGGCGCTTAGAAGCCCAGCACATCCCTGGGCGCTACCAAGAAACGTCGGCTCTGCTGAAAAAACATCGAGTGATTGGTTTTAATACATACGGTGAGCATCTGGAGGGTATGCATATCAACCAAACATTCACAGGTGTGGTAATCGGACAAGTAACTGATGACTGA